CCACGTCATACGGCCACCGCCGCCCGGATCGGCGCGTGATGCTGGTAGTCCTCGACGATGAAGTCCTCGTACCGGTAGTCGAAGATCGACTCCGGCTTCCTCGCCAGTCGCAGGGTCGGGTACGCGTAGGGCTCGCGGCTGAGCTGCTCGCGCACCTGCTCCACGTGATTGTCGTAGACGTGGCAGTCACCGCCGGTCCACACGAAGTCCCCGGGCTCCAGGCCGACCTGCTGCGCGATCATCAGGGTGAGCAGCGCATAGGAGGCGATGTTGAACGGCACACCGAGGAACATGTCGGCGCTGCGCTGATACAGCTGACAGGAGAGCTTTCCATCCGCGACGTAGAACTGGAAGAGCGCATGACACGGCGCGAGGGCCATGTCGGGGATATCTGCAGGATTCCACGCCGAGACGATCAGACGACGGGAATCGGGCGAGCGCCGGATCTGCTCGATGACCTCGGAGAGCTGGTCGATGCTGCCGCCGTCGGGAGTCGGCCAGGAGCGCCACTGCACCCCGTACACCGGGCCGAGATCGCCCGACTCGTCCGCCCATTCGTCCCAAATCGTCACGCCGTTGTCGCGCAGCCATCCGACGTTGGAATCCCCTCGGAGGAACCAGAGCAGCTCGTACGCGATCGACTTGAAGTGCACGCGCTTCGTCGTGATGAGTGGGAAGCCCTTCGCGAGGTCGAAGCGGATCTGCCGCCCGAAGACGCTCGTCGTGCCGGTACCCGTCCGATCCGACTTGTGCGTGCCGGTCTCCACGACATCGCGGAGCAGATCTTCGTAGGGGGTCGGAACGGCGGCGCTCATGACAGCCACGATACCTTCCCGCTCCCGTCACGGGGCGGATCCTGCACCGCGGAAAGCCCGTTCGTCATCATCGGAAACATCGACTCCCGATCCCACGAGGACGGCGTACTCTCGACGCATGTCGCCCGTGCTCGCCCTCGTGATCGTCCTCGGTCTCCTCGTGCTCGCCACGGCGGTCGGGGTCGTGGTTCGTCGGCGCGACGGGCGGCGGCGCGACGGGGGCAGGCTCCGGTTCGATGCCACGGACATCCCCTCGGCAGCCCTCGGCTCCCGCGCGACACTGGTGCAGTTCAGCACCGAGACCTGTGCCCGTTGCCCGCAGGTGCGACGGTTGCTGCACTCCTATGCGTCGGGCGACGACGGGCTCGCGCACATCGAGGTCGATCTGACGCACCGCCCCGACCTTTCGGCACGGTACAAGGTGCTGCAGACGCCGACGACCTTCGTCATCGACGGCTCGGGCACCGTCCACGCACGATTCCACGGTGTCCCCCACCGTCATGCACTCACCGAAGCGGTCGCGGCCGTCTGAGGCGCGAAGACTGGAAGCACACATGACCACACACGCGCGCATAGACCCCCGCGGTCCGCGATTCGCGGCCACGATCACCGCGACACTGCTGCTCGTGGCCACGTTCCTGGCGTTGACGGGGATATCCACCGCCCAGGCGGGCGCGGCGACGTTCGGCTGGTACGCCTATCAGCCGTCGACCGGCGCGACCTTCGTCCCCGGCGGATGGGCCGTGGCTGGAACGCCCCTCGTTCACCGTGCCCTGGACCCGGGATTCCTGCTCACGGTGATCATCGCCCTGCTGTTCCTATGGGCCCTCGTCTCGCCGAGGACGGCCCCCTGGGGTGCCCTGTTCCGCGCGCTGGTGCGCCCTCGGCTCGCGCCACCTGCGGAGCTTGAAGATCCGCGACCGCCTCGGTTCTCTCAGGGGGTCGGCCTCTTCGTGGTCGGCGTCGGTCTCGTTCTGCA
Above is a window of Microbacterium aurugineum DNA encoding:
- a CDS encoding thioredoxin family protein, producing the protein MSPVLALVIVLGLLVLATAVGVVVRRRDGRRRDGGRLRFDATDIPSAALGSRATLVQFSTETCARCPQVRRLLHSYASGDDGLAHIEVDLTHRPDLSARYKVLQTPTTFVIDGSGTVHARFHGVPHRHALTEAVAAV
- a CDS encoding DUF4395 domain-containing protein; protein product: MTTHARIDPRGPRFAATITATLLLVATFLALTGISTAQAGAATFGWYAYQPSTGATFVPGGWAVAGTPLVHRALDPGFLLTVIIALLFLWALVSPRTAPWGALFRALVRPRLAPPAELEDPRPPRFSQGVGLFVVGVGLVLHLVGVPWALPIATAAAFIAAFLNAAFGFCLGCQMYLLLQRVGVIGRTAPAA
- a CDS encoding thymidylate synthase, with translation MSAAVPTPYEDLLRDVVETGTHKSDRTGTGTTSVFGRQIRFDLAKGFPLITTKRVHFKSIAYELLWFLRGDSNVGWLRDNGVTIWDEWADESGDLGPVYGVQWRSWPTPDGGSIDQLSEVIEQIRRSPDSRRLIVSAWNPADIPDMALAPCHALFQFYVADGKLSCQLYQRSADMFLGVPFNIASYALLTLMIAQQVGLEPGDFVWTGGDCHVYDNHVEQVREQLSREPYAYPTLRLARKPESIFDYRYEDFIVEDYQHHAPIRAAVAV